A genomic segment from uncultured Marinifilum sp. encodes:
- a CDS encoding nitroreductase family protein codes for MKKIILILTVVAGILGACAPKEKGETPKVSVGNQIIEDLNSRYTSKAYDKTKRVSPEDLATIEEVLRLSPSSINSQPWKFIVIKSDEAKQRLAGTFEKYQFNQPHITNASEIILFANKVHYGKEDYKKRLDASMAAGRMNQKGYDKQLERAFKFAEKAADENGNNGQWTKAQSYIALGNVLHALARLNIDSTPMEGVDAEEIQKEFAKELGDDYECTFALAIGYHKEEKDYNRKLPKGRMAKEDVIIEL; via the coding sequence ATGAAAAAAATAATTTTAATTTTGACAGTTGTCGCAGGAATTTTAGGAGCCTGTGCACCAAAAGAAAAAGGAGAAACACCAAAAGTTTCTGTTGGTAATCAAATCATCGAGGATTTGAACAGTCGATATACGTCAAAAGCCTACGATAAAACAAAACGAGTTTCACCTGAAGATTTGGCAACAATAGAAGAAGTATTGCGCTTATCTCCTTCCTCTATCAACTCACAGCCGTGGAAATTTATCGTTATAAAAAGTGATGAAGCAAAACAACGTTTGGCAGGTACTTTTGAAAAGTATCAATTCAATCAACCACACATTACAAATGCATCGGAAATTATTCTTTTTGCCAATAAAGTGCATTATGGCAAAGAGGATTACAAAAAAAGATTAGACGCTAGTATGGCTGCTGGACGAATGAATCAAAAAGGATATGATAAACAGCTAGAAAGAGCATTTAAATTTGCGGAGAAGGCAGCTGATGAAAATGGAAATAACGGACAATGGACAAAAGCTCAATCTTACATTGCTTTGGGTAACGTATTGCACGCATTAGCACGCCTAAATATCGATTCTACCCCAATGGAAGGTGTTGATGCGGAGGAAATTCAAAAAGAATTTGCCAAAGAGTTAGGCGATGATTACGAATGTACTTTTGCTTTAGCAATCGGTTATCACAAAGAAGAAAAAGATTATAACCGTAAGTTGCCTAAAGGACGTATGGCAAAAGAAGATGTGATTATTGAACTTTAA
- a CDS encoding ADP-ribosylglycohydrolase family protein, translated as MKEYSGNESDTIEKFHNDLRSTEGINTLYVSHYYFALDNGIDLLFYYNPQLYWDKIPVTKVKNYVWNNLKKECAVFKNFNIDAKYNTKLFENWTSYDAFFPETPKIGNHYSCLGNRILSHHRSFYCMGAFGGCGKQNVKKLIEKDVQELLHYAVMTNTPNYIKSIYDLKCFKKQQKIHSNTIIGAVIGDVIGSVYEWNNIKSTEFNLFNPKCKFTDDTVLTIAVADSILNNKDYSQTILNYGRKYRGRGYGGNFRNWLKSNNPKPYGSYGNGSAMRVSAVGFAYNDIDRVLEVAKQTAEVTHNHPEGIKGAQATAVAIFLARQGKSKQEIKNYISSTFNYNLDFTLDEIRPTYEFDVSCQGSVPQAIVAFLESSDFESAIRLAISIGGDSDTIACITGGIASAFYKNIPTEIIEFVSEILPNEFIEIMNRFDKEKMTNT; from the coding sequence ATGAAAGAATATTCAGGAAATGAATCAGATACCATAGAGAAATTTCACAATGACTTACGAAGTACTGAGGGAATAAATACGCTTTATGTTTCGCATTATTATTTTGCATTAGATAACGGTATTGACTTATTATTTTACTATAATCCACAACTTTATTGGGATAAAATACCTGTTACAAAAGTTAAAAACTATGTTTGGAATAATTTAAAGAAAGAATGTGCAGTTTTTAAGAACTTCAATATTGATGCAAAATATAATACTAAATTATTTGAGAATTGGACATCTTATGATGCTTTCTTTCCTGAAACTCCAAAAATAGGAAATCATTATTCTTGTCTGGGAAATAGAATTCTATCGCACCATCGAAGCTTTTATTGTATGGGAGCTTTTGGAGGTTGTGGAAAACAAAATGTAAAGAAACTTATAGAAAAAGACGTACAAGAGTTACTGCATTATGCCGTAATGACAAATACACCTAATTACATCAAGTCAATTTACGATTTAAAATGCTTTAAAAAGCAGCAAAAAATTCATTCAAACACAATCATTGGAGCAGTAATTGGAGACGTGATAGGTTCTGTTTACGAATGGAATAATATAAAATCAACAGAATTTAACTTATTCAATCCCAAATGCAAATTTACTGACGATACCGTGTTGACTATTGCTGTTGCTGACAGTATTTTAAATAACAAAGATTATTCACAGACAATTTTAAATTACGGAAGAAAATATCGCGGACGTGGATATGGTGGGAATTTTAGAAATTGGTTAAAATCAAATAATCCTAAACCTTATGGAAGTTATGGAAATGGTTCTGCAATGAGAGTAAGTGCAGTTGGTTTTGCCTATAACGATATTGACAGAGTTTTAGAAGTTGCAAAACAGACAGCAGAAGTGACACATAATCATCCTGAGGGAATAAAAGGAGCACAAGCGACAGCAGTAGCAATATTTCTTGCAAGACAAGGAAAATCAAAACAAGAAATAAAGAATTATATATCGTCTACGTTTAATTATAATCTTGACTTTACTTTGGATGAGATTCGTCCGACTTATGAATTTGATGTTAGTTGTCAAGGTTCAGTTCCTCAAGCGATAGTGGCATTTCTTGAAAGTTCTGATTTTGAAAGTGCAATTAGACTTGCAATATCTATTGGTGGAGACAGTGATACAATAGCTTGTATAACGGGAGGTATTGCATCCGCTTTCTATAAAAACATACCGACAGAAATAATTGAATTTGTAAGCGAAATATTGCCGAATGAATTTATTGAAATAATGAATAGATTTGACAAAGAGAAAATGACAAACACATAA
- a CDS encoding tetratricopeptide repeat protein, translating to MIHVKIKNSAIRLIFLFAINLNLTAQNKNIELYMNNIDYEIVNIDINFDGIMDKVIYSKPYAGNDLLFFQENKGKYIQVLSVGNFSEDGGKIIDTITSVNQDSIIMAIKTLFPDRGTDITTYYIKYCNVNNWVLVYSINQTINGFEDYTKTKIITKMYNSNLNEIFQENNGFILEKPIKQILSFKYWFEENLKDFQKRFSEENNKIINDTLRYKALINKFPISQNTIVDYNNIGYYLENNQLYIESIFVLKKVKEFSPNRTVVYINLGDAYWGLNEMEQAKEAYQKYIQIMKANGNESKIPKRIWDRVKD from the coding sequence ATGATACATGTCAAAATAAAAAATAGTGCTATTAGATTAATATTTCTTTTTGCTATTAATTTGAATTTAACAGCTCAAAACAAAAATATTGAATTATACATGAATAACATTGATTATGAAATAGTTAACATTGATATAAATTTCGATGGCATTATGGATAAAGTTATATACAGTAAACCATATGCAGGAAATGATTTACTATTTTTTCAAGAAAACAAAGGAAAATATATACAAGTTCTTTCTGTTGGTAACTTTTCTGAAGATGGGGGGAAAATCATTGATACAATCACATCGGTAAATCAAGATAGCATAATAATGGCTATTAAAACATTATTTCCGGATAGAGGTACAGATATTACAACATATTATATAAAATACTGTAATGTAAACAATTGGGTCTTAGTATATTCTATTAATCAAACAATTAATGGGTTTGAAGATTATACAAAAACAAAAATTATTACGAAAATGTATAATTCAAATTTGAATGAAATTTTTCAAGAAAATAATGGTTTTATTTTAGAAAAACCGATAAAACAAATTTTATCATTTAAATACTGGTTTGAAGAAAATTTAAAAGATTTTCAAAAAAGATTTTCGGAAGAAAATAATAAAATAATAAATGATACTCTTCGTTATAAAGCCCTAATAAATAAATTTCCAATTTCACAAAATACGATTGTTGATTATAATAATATCGGATATTATCTTGAAAACAACCAACTATATATAGAGTCTATTTTTGTCTTAAAAAAGGTAAAAGAATTTTCCCCAAATCGTACAGTGGTTTATATCAACCTTGGTGATGCATACTGGGGATTAAACGAAATGGAACAGGCCAAAGAGGCATACCAAAAATACATTCAAATAATGAAAGCCAACGGAAATGAAAGTAAAATACCAAAGCGTATTTGGGACAGAGTAAAGGATTAA